Proteins encoded in a region of the Catalinimonas alkaloidigena genome:
- a CDS encoding SusC/RagA family TonB-linked outer membrane protein — MMQLRRYLSLLAMGFWLLSTPAGAQQIASARVLVPSQGDQPKETLMPLNEVLQRLEQQFNVHFLYRLDVVLHKKNTSAVMNHELDLETQLDKVLKPHQLSYRKLSKNNYAIVEREAIELKRPTGFRETATPLRPIPHLLAMVTASVQPQARQVTGRVTDASGDGVPGVNIVERGTTNGTITDVEGRFTLTVEDNAVLVFSAVGYLQQEIEIGNRSVLDVTMEEDVKALEEVVVVGYGEQSRAKVTGAVSSVSAKELDALPVASPDAALQGRAAGVIVTNQGSPGTSPAVRIRGIGTVGNTSPLYVIDGMPAGGLNNINPNDIESVTVLKDAATAAIYGNRAANGVIMITTKKGSSGKPRVNVDSYIGTQKAWRQLDLLNVPQYIDYARDLQAESGDVPARIADDAAFANSPFANIQTDWQDAMFRNALIQDHNVSVSGGTENARYNVGGGYFQQEGIMLGTGFKRYSFRANSSYTLSKRFSAGQTLTLSYTDRQVEPFSGGRSQIEHIIKSVPYIPIYDPTRLGGFRATDRIDGSDPENPVLNAMLRKNNAMNYKMLGTAFVEVNIFNGFKYKFLLGLDFNLFSSNQYAPSFNAGDFSVSTQATLQEDRNIFFSPLISNQFTYNRSFGQHTIDALAVIEQQTYKTQNMQARGINSTSNDLQVINSATNPNATTGLYESVLQSYVGRVNYDYAGKYLFSASIRRDATSRFSPEYRVGYFPAVSAGYRISEEAFMDGVPFLSDLKLRGSYGEVGNQNIPDYRFQATLDPNFFVNFNGVGQSGSAVRALANKDIQWETTKMTNIGLDLGLLDNRITLTAEWFQNVNDNMLLEVPIPPSQGYDVAPIANVGSVRNRGVELTAGYNNTTGGLTWSVNGNISFINNELTTLGIGKSIFGPGFENDAVTYTEEGQPIQYFYGWVVDRLYQSQEEINADNALDGDASTPYQNSVTAPGDIRFKDLNSDGVINAEDRTNIGHYLPDFTYGLNATLNWRGFDLTLFLQGVSGNEILNTNRYDLEGMTRLFNAGTAVLDRWTPTNTDTDIPRAIATDPNRNSRVSTRFIEDGSYFRVKNLSIGYTIPAATLQSLGNGFISSLRVYLSSSNLLTFTKYTGYDPEVGKFNQDSGNTDLNYGVDYGQFPQARTFFGGIQIGF; from the coding sequence ATGATGCAACTCCGACGCTACTTATCGCTGTTGGCGATGGGATTCTGGCTGCTGAGTACGCCTGCCGGGGCACAGCAGATTGCTTCGGCACGTGTGCTGGTGCCTTCCCAGGGCGACCAACCCAAAGAAACCCTGATGCCTCTGAACGAAGTGCTCCAACGGCTGGAACAGCAGTTCAATGTGCATTTTCTGTACCGACTGGATGTGGTACTGCACAAGAAAAACACCAGCGCTGTCATGAACCACGAACTGGATCTGGAGACCCAGTTGGACAAAGTGCTCAAGCCTCACCAGCTGAGTTACCGCAAATTGAGCAAGAACAACTACGCCATTGTCGAGAGAGAAGCCATTGAACTGAAACGCCCCACCGGTTTTCGTGAGACGGCCACGCCCCTGCGCCCCATTCCGCACCTCCTGGCTATGGTCACGGCCAGCGTACAACCTCAGGCCCGGCAAGTAACGGGCCGCGTCACGGACGCCAGCGGCGATGGGGTACCGGGCGTAAACATCGTAGAACGAGGCACCACCAACGGCACCATCACCGACGTGGAAGGCCGCTTTACCCTCACGGTCGAAGACAATGCCGTGCTGGTGTTCAGCGCGGTAGGCTACCTGCAACAGGAAATTGAAATAGGCAACCGGTCGGTGCTGGATGTGACTATGGAAGAGGACGTGAAAGCGCTGGAAGAGGTCGTGGTCGTAGGATACGGCGAGCAGAGCCGGGCCAAAGTGACCGGGGCCGTCTCGTCGGTATCGGCCAAGGAGTTAGACGCCTTGCCGGTTGCCAGTCCCGATGCGGCCTTGCAGGGCCGCGCCGCCGGGGTCATCGTCACCAACCAGGGTTCGCCCGGCACAAGTCCGGCGGTGCGAATCCGGGGCATCGGGACGGTCGGCAACACCTCTCCGCTCTACGTGATCGACGGAATGCCGGCCGGGGGGCTGAACAACATCAACCCGAACGACATCGAATCGGTTACGGTCCTGAAAGATGCCGCCACTGCCGCGATTTATGGTAACCGCGCGGCCAACGGGGTCATCATGATTACGACCAAAAAAGGCAGTTCCGGCAAACCGCGCGTCAACGTCGATTCCTACATCGGCACGCAGAAAGCGTGGCGGCAACTGGACCTGCTCAACGTGCCGCAATACATTGACTATGCCCGCGACCTGCAGGCCGAAAGCGGCGACGTTCCGGCGCGTATCGCGGACGATGCAGCCTTCGCCAACAGCCCCTTTGCCAACATCCAGACCGACTGGCAGGACGCCATGTTCCGCAATGCGCTGATCCAGGACCACAACGTTTCAGTGAGTGGCGGGACAGAAAACGCGCGGTACAACGTCGGGGGAGGGTATTTTCAACAGGAGGGCATCATGCTCGGGACGGGCTTCAAGCGGTATTCGTTCCGCGCCAATAGCTCGTACACGCTGAGCAAACGCTTTAGCGCCGGGCAAACGCTGACCCTGTCGTATACCGACCGGCAGGTAGAGCCTTTCTCGGGAGGGCGCTCGCAAATTGAGCACATCATCAAGAGCGTTCCCTACATTCCAATCTACGATCCGACGCGGCTGGGCGGCTTCCGGGCGACCGACCGCATCGACGGCTCCGATCCTGAAAACCCCGTGCTGAACGCCATGTTGCGTAAAAACAACGCTATGAATTACAAAATGCTCGGGACGGCGTTCGTAGAAGTCAACATTTTCAACGGCTTCAAGTACAAGTTTTTGCTGGGGCTTGACTTTAATCTCTTCAGCAGTAACCAGTACGCGCCTTCGTTCAACGCCGGCGACTTCAGCGTCAGCACACAGGCTACTCTGCAGGAGGATCGCAACATCTTCTTCTCGCCCTTGATTTCGAACCAGTTCACCTACAATCGGTCGTTCGGACAGCATACCATCGATGCCCTGGCAGTAATCGAGCAGCAAACGTATAAGACGCAAAATATGCAGGCCCGCGGGATCAACTCTACTTCCAATGATCTTCAGGTAATTAATAGTGCCACTAATCCTAATGCCACTACAGGCCTGTACGAATCCGTGTTGCAGTCGTACGTAGGTCGTGTCAACTACGACTACGCCGGTAAGTACCTGTTCAGTGCCTCCATTCGGCGCGATGCTACTTCCCGGTTTAGTCCTGAATACCGAGTCGGCTACTTCCCTGCGGTATCAGCCGGGTACCGCATCTCCGAAGAAGCATTCATGGATGGGGTGCCCTTCCTGAGCGACCTGAAATTGCGGGGAAGCTACGGGGAGGTTGGAAACCAAAACATTCCTGATTACAGATTTCAGGCAACGCTTGATCCGAACTTCTTCGTTAATTTCAATGGAGTTGGGCAATCTGGATCGGCTGTTCGGGCACTGGCAAACAAAGATATCCAGTGGGAAACCACTAAAATGACCAACATCGGATTAGACCTGGGTTTGCTGGACAACCGCATCACGCTGACGGCCGAGTGGTTCCAGAACGTGAACGACAACATGCTGCTGGAAGTGCCCATTCCGCCTTCGCAGGGCTACGACGTGGCGCCCATTGCCAACGTAGGTTCCGTGCGCAACCGGGGGGTAGAACTCACGGCTGGGTATAACAACACCACCGGTGGGCTGACGTGGTCGGTAAACGGAAACATCTCGTTCATCAACAACGAACTCACGACGCTGGGGATCGGGAAATCGATTTTCGGACCTGGGTTCGAGAACGATGCCGTGACCTACACCGAAGAGGGACAGCCCATTCAGTACTTCTACGGCTGGGTGGTCGATCGCCTGTACCAGTCGCAGGAAGAGATCAATGCCGACAATGCCCTGGACGGCGACGCCAGCACACCGTATCAGAATTCGGTGACGGCTCCCGGCGACATTCGCTTCAAAGACCTGAACAGCGATGGGGTGATCAATGCCGAAGACCGGACCAACATTGGCCACTACCTGCCTGATTTTACGTACGGACTCAACGCCACGCTCAACTGGAGAGGTTTCGACCTGACGCTGTTTCTGCAGGGCGTTTCGGGCAACGAAATCCTGAACACGAACCGCTACGACCTGGAAGGGATGACGCGTCTGTTCAACGCCGGGACGGCCGTACTGGATCGCTGGACGCCCACCAACACCGATACGGACATTCCTCGGGCCATCGCGACAGATCCCAACCGGAACTCGCGGGTATCCACCCGCTTTATCGAAGACGGCTCTTACTTCCGGGTCAAAAACCTGTCGATCGGGTACACCATTCCGGCGGCTACGTTGCAGTCGCTGGGCAACGGGTTCATCTCCAGCCTGCGCGTCTACCTTTCGTCGAGTAACCTGCTCACCTTCACCAAATACACAGGATACGATCCGGAAGTCGGGAAATTCAATCAGGATTCGGGGAATACAGACCTGAACTACGGTGTAGACTACGGGCAGTTTCCGCAGGCGCGCACCTTCTTCGGAGGGATTCAAATTGGCTTCTAA
- a CDS encoding RNA polymerase sigma factor, which yields MSPLVDESEIWMAFKRGERDALTWMHRTYYDSLYGYALSLVKEEEAAKDAIQNMFLNLWRTRERLSDIAAIKSYLFRCLKRQLVAEETKLRNLHKRETAYEADQPFQTFSPEEFVIDQEADTCRHRVLVALLNRLTPRQREMVYLRYYEDLSYQEIAATLGINMQSVANLMQRALKKLKEDPYTHKAVEMLLLATLLWSVS from the coding sequence ATGAGTCCTCTTGTAGATGAATCTGAAATCTGGATGGCCTTTAAGCGCGGCGAGCGCGACGCACTGACCTGGATGCACCGTACCTATTACGACAGCCTGTACGGCTATGCGCTCAGTCTGGTGAAGGAAGAAGAAGCCGCCAAAGACGCCATTCAGAACATGTTTCTGAACCTCTGGCGCACCCGCGAACGGCTGAGCGACATCGCCGCCATCAAGAGTTACCTGTTCCGGTGCCTGAAGCGGCAACTCGTGGCAGAAGAGACCAAGCTACGCAACCTGCACAAGCGCGAGACGGCCTACGAGGCCGATCAGCCCTTCCAGACCTTTTCGCCGGAGGAGTTCGTCATCGACCAGGAGGCCGACACGTGCCGCCATCGTGTGCTGGTGGCGTTGCTCAACCGCCTGACGCCCCGGCAGCGCGAAATGGTCTATCTCCGCTATTACGAAGACCTGTCGTATCAGGAAATTGCTGCGACGCTGGGAATTAATATGCAATCGGTTGCGAACCTGATGCAGCGGGCGCTAAAAAAATTAAAAGAAGATCCTTACACCCACAAAGCAGTGGAAATGTTGTTGCTGGCGACCCTGTTGTGGTCGGTCAGTTGA
- a CDS encoding hydroxymethylglutaryl-CoA reductase: MFSLIPNALLKQLYTRGSLCNTAEGFCFSLKNRLTDARFTGLHSARIDGQSYAAEAFTLHSADAAPRSVADVTPACPLDFPLRRVVEIQATGAPLSPGRHHLEIVLQTEPFGKITLRVEDDVRPVATIHSEKKGIPRDSTDDYTTAALTERWRYLEQKTGHAPRHLAPAAYPWAAARGNCENLIGVAQVPVGVAGPLRINGEHAQGEFLIPLATTEGSLVASYNRGMKLINACGGVTCTVMDDAMQRAPVFELADARAARAFVQWVQAHGAELKAEAEATSHYARLHTIEPYLVGRLAFLRFNFTTGDAAGQNMVTKATLAACNWLIYNYDGIEHFYLESNMATDKKPSQLNTLQTRGKRVTAELTIPRAVLREVLQVEPEQIDRHSRIGQVGAWQAGANNNGLHSVNGLAALFIATGQDVACLAESSAAITYSEITPAGDLYGSITLPSLVVGTVGGGTGLPTQRECLELMGCYGPDQVYKFAEIVVGVIAAGELSLAAAISSLDWVASHESLGRNRHTGM, translated from the coding sequence ATGTTCTCACTGATTCCCAACGCGTTGCTGAAGCAACTGTACACGCGGGGCAGCCTCTGCAATACCGCCGAAGGCTTTTGCTTTTCGCTGAAAAATCGCCTGACGGATGCCCGGTTCACCGGGTTGCACAGCGCCCGCATCGACGGGCAATCGTACGCAGCCGAGGCGTTTACCCTGCACAGTGCCGATGCCGCCCCGCGCTCAGTCGCCGACGTGACGCCGGCCTGTCCGCTCGACTTTCCGTTGCGCCGGGTGGTGGAGATTCAGGCCACAGGAGCCCCCCTGTCGCCGGGGCGGCATCACCTGGAAATCGTGCTGCAAACGGAACCCTTCGGAAAAATTACCCTGCGGGTGGAAGATGACGTTCGGCCGGTTGCTACGATTCATTCGGAAAAGAAAGGCATTCCGCGCGATTCCACCGACGACTATACCACCGCGGCGCTGACCGAGCGGTGGCGCTACCTGGAGCAGAAAACCGGCCACGCGCCCCGACACCTTGCGCCCGCCGCGTACCCGTGGGCAGCCGCGCGGGGCAATTGCGAAAACCTGATCGGCGTGGCGCAGGTCCCGGTGGGTGTAGCGGGCCCGTTGCGGATCAACGGCGAGCACGCCCAGGGCGAATTTCTGATTCCCCTGGCCACTACCGAGGGCAGTCTGGTGGCGTCCTACAACCGGGGCATGAAACTGATCAACGCCTGTGGTGGCGTTACCTGTACCGTGATGGACGACGCCATGCAACGCGCGCCGGTGTTCGAACTGGCCGACGCCCGGGCGGCACGCGCGTTTGTGCAGTGGGTGCAGGCACATGGGGCCGAGCTCAAAGCCGAGGCCGAAGCGACCTCGCACTACGCCCGGCTGCATACAATCGAGCCGTATCTGGTCGGGCGGTTGGCTTTTCTACGGTTTAATTTCACGACCGGCGATGCGGCCGGACAAAACATGGTGACCAAAGCCACACTGGCGGCGTGTAACTGGCTGATTTACAATTATGATGGGATCGAACACTTTTACCTGGAGTCGAATATGGCAACCGACAAAAAGCCATCGCAGCTCAACACGTTACAGACGCGTGGCAAGCGCGTCACGGCCGAACTGACCATCCCGCGGGCGGTGCTCCGGGAGGTGTTGCAGGTAGAGCCGGAACAGATCGACCGGCATAGTCGCATCGGGCAGGTGGGGGCGTGGCAGGCCGGTGCGAACAACAACGGCTTGCATTCGGTGAACGGACTGGCCGCGTTGTTCATCGCCACGGGACAGGATGTCGCCTGTCTGGCCGAATCGTCGGCGGCCATTACCTACTCGGAGATCACACCCGCGGGTGATTTGTACGGCTCCATTACGTTGCCTTCGCTCGTGGTCGGCACAGTCGGTGGTGGAACGGGCCTACCCACCCAGCGCGAATGCCTGGAACTGATGGGGTGTTACGGGCCAGATCAGGTATACAAATTTGCGGAAATCGTCGTTGGTGTGATTGCGGCAGGTGAGCTGTCGCTGGCCGCGGCCATCTCCTCGCTCGACTGGGTTGCAAGCCACGAAAGCCTGGGCCGGAACCGCCACACCGGCATGTAA
- the ggt gene encoding gamma-glutamyltransferase codes for MQNFSAVFGRFSVAAGLAVLLLLTTCRPFSPPEKEAVPLAEHGMVVTAHALASQAGLAVLKAGGNAFDATVAVQFALAVVYPRAGNIGGGGFAVFRQADGTVGSLDFREKAPAAAGRDFYLDSLGNVIEGMSTSGHRAAGVPGSVDGMVRLHERYGQLPWAQVVQPAIELARDGVVLTESEADNLNRFREALTALNPEGTAFVKDTTWVPGDTLFQPELAATLERIRDEGRAGFYEGETARLLAEEMERGHGVITAEDLRNYEAKWREPLTGTFHDFRVIAMAPPSSGGVALLQLLQGSEQYPLQRWGHNTAKTVHIMTELERRVYADRATYLGDPDFFQVPVARITSEDYLNGRWASIQPDRKTPSEEIKEGEVNQIESLETTHFSIVDSARNAVSVTTTLNGYFGCKVVVGGAGFCLNNEMDDFSVKPGVPNMFGLVGGEANAIQPGKRMLSSMTPTIVERKGKLYLVVGTPGGSTIITTVYQVVLNVLEHDMTLPDAVAAKRLHHQWLPDKVLYETGALSDEAKTQLEALGHDLEEVSKLGKIEAILVQPDGTLVGGPDHTRGGDDFASGY; via the coding sequence ATGCAAAACTTTTCCGCTGTTTTCGGCCGCTTTTCCGTGGCTGCGGGCCTGGCCGTCCTGTTGCTGCTGACCACCTGCCGACCGTTTTCTCCGCCTGAAAAGGAGGCCGTGCCGCTGGCCGAACACGGCATGGTGGTAACGGCCCATGCATTGGCTTCGCAGGCCGGGCTGGCGGTACTCAAAGCGGGCGGGAATGCGTTCGATGCCACGGTGGCCGTACAGTTTGCGCTGGCGGTGGTCTATCCGCGGGCGGGCAACATCGGTGGGGGAGGTTTCGCCGTATTCCGCCAGGCGGACGGCACGGTCGGTAGCCTCGATTTTCGGGAGAAAGCGCCTGCGGCGGCCGGTCGGGATTTTTACCTGGACAGCCTCGGAAACGTAATTGAGGGGATGAGCACCAGCGGTCACCGCGCGGCGGGTGTACCCGGCTCGGTCGACGGCATGGTCCGCTTGCACGAGCGGTACGGGCAGTTGCCCTGGGCACAAGTCGTACAACCGGCCATCGAACTGGCGCGCGACGGCGTGGTGCTGACCGAATCGGAAGCCGACAACCTGAACCGCTTTCGCGAGGCGCTGACGGCGTTGAATCCGGAAGGGACGGCGTTCGTCAAAGACACGACCTGGGTGCCCGGCGATACGCTGTTTCAGCCGGAACTGGCAGCAACGCTGGAGCGGATTCGTGACGAAGGGCGCGCCGGTTTTTACGAAGGCGAAACAGCACGATTGCTGGCAGAGGAGATGGAACGGGGCCACGGTGTGATCACAGCCGAAGATTTGCGCAACTACGAAGCGAAGTGGCGGGAACCACTGACCGGTACCTTCCACGACTTCCGCGTGATTGCCATGGCACCCCCTTCCAGCGGTGGGGTGGCGTTGCTGCAGCTGTTGCAGGGCAGTGAACAGTATCCGTTGCAACGGTGGGGGCACAACACCGCCAAAACGGTCCACATCATGACCGAACTGGAACGCCGGGTGTATGCCGACCGGGCCACGTACCTGGGCGATCCCGATTTTTTTCAGGTTCCCGTTGCCCGAATCACCAGTGAAGACTACCTGAACGGACGTTGGGCCTCGATTCAGCCGGATCGTAAAACTCCTTCGGAAGAGATCAAGGAGGGGGAGGTCAACCAGATCGAAAGCCTGGAGACCACGCACTTTTCGATTGTGGACAGCGCGCGGAATGCCGTCTCGGTTACCACCACGCTCAACGGCTACTTCGGCTGCAAAGTGGTGGTAGGCGGTGCGGGCTTTTGCCTGAACAACGAGATGGACGACTTTAGCGTCAAGCCCGGGGTGCCCAACATGTTCGGGTTGGTAGGGGGAGAGGCCAACGCCATCCAGCCGGGTAAACGGATGCTGAGTTCGATGACGCCCACCATCGTCGAGCGGAAAGGTAAATTGTATCTGGTCGTGGGGACGCCCGGTGGCTCGACCATCATTACGACGGTCTATCAGGTGGTGCTGAATGTGCTGGAGCACGACATGACTCTGCCCGACGCCGTCGCGGCCAAGCGGTTGCACCACCAGTGGCTACCCGACAAGGTACTCTACGAAACCGGTGCGCTGTCGGACGAAGCCAAAACGCAGCTCGAAGCCCTGGGACACGACCTGGAAGAAGTAAGTAAACTGGGCAAAATCGAGGCGATTCTGGTGCAACCGGACGGAACACTGGTGGGGGGACCGGACCATACGCGTGGGGGCGACGATTTTGCGAGTGGGTATTAG
- a CDS encoding ankyrin repeat domain-containing protein, which translates to MLQNLIKWLLVFGSVTVLGLHAEPSHLHQAVASGDVQRVNELLQQGVSPEERDDQGQTPLFLAVQSEGREMVMLLLRHHADVGARDAQGCTPFLIAAAHDQTVAALLLLDQGAKLGATDKDGNSALHYAASTGSLRMVEFLLARGLDLEKTNRHHRTPLMAAILGSPLFETSEVGERVQAAELLLTRGANPNAQDLEGNMPLHLSASADALSPFTRLLLRHGGDASARNKAGQTPADIISKRRQASIVNR; encoded by the coding sequence ATGCTACAAAATCTTATCAAGTGGCTTCTGGTCTTCGGAAGTGTGACCGTACTGGGTTTGCACGCCGAGCCGTCGCACCTGCATCAGGCGGTGGCATCGGGAGACGTGCAGCGCGTAAACGAACTGTTGCAACAAGGGGTCAGCCCCGAAGAGCGCGACGATCAGGGGCAGACGCCTTTGTTTCTGGCCGTGCAGTCGGAGGGGCGCGAAATGGTGATGCTGTTGTTGCGGCATCATGCCGACGTAGGCGCGCGCGATGCCCAGGGGTGTACGCCTTTTTTGATTGCCGCGGCGCACGATCAGACGGTGGCCGCCCTGTTGCTGCTTGACCAGGGCGCGAAGTTGGGCGCGACCGATAAAGACGGCAACTCGGCCTTGCACTACGCCGCCAGTACCGGCAGTCTTCGCATGGTAGAATTCCTGCTGGCACGCGGCCTGGACCTGGAAAAAACCAACCGGCACCACCGCACGCCGCTGATGGCGGCCATTCTGGGCAGTCCACTGTTCGAAACCTCAGAGGTGGGTGAGCGCGTGCAAGCGGCCGAGCTGCTGCTGACGCGCGGCGCCAACCCCAATGCTCAGGACCTGGAAGGCAATATGCCGCTGCACCTTTCGGCCTCGGCCGATGCGTTGTCGCCCTTTACCCGCCTGTTGCTGCGCCACGGTGGCGATGCTTCGGCTCGCAACAAAGCCGGACAAACGCCCGCCGACATCATCTCCAAACGCCGCCAAGCCTCCATCGTTAATCGATAA
- a CDS encoding class I SAM-dependent methyltransferase, translating into MQRWIFRGWLADARHKVAYVAPFLPPGARLLELGSGPGSVVQVLREKGYDVTPVDVQDLSFHPALRPVLYDGHRLPFPDQSFDVVLVLTVLHHTPHPRRIVAEARRVGRAVVVIEDVYRHSIQNYLTRWTDSLVNLEFRGHPHQNHREAYWRQLFREEGLQLTHERSWRLAGLFRQTLFVLKAAPSASSAAGASRTGGKRA; encoded by the coding sequence TTGCAACGGTGGATTTTCCGGGGCTGGCTGGCCGATGCCCGTCATAAAGTAGCGTATGTGGCGCCTTTTCTGCCACCGGGAGCGCGGTTGCTGGAACTAGGTTCGGGGCCGGGGAGCGTGGTGCAGGTACTGCGCGAAAAAGGTTACGACGTAACCCCCGTCGACGTGCAGGACCTGAGTTTCCATCCCGCCCTACGGCCCGTGCTCTACGACGGACATCGGTTGCCGTTTCCCGACCAATCGTTCGACGTGGTGCTGGTCCTGACCGTGTTGCACCATACGCCGCACCCCCGGCGGATCGTGGCCGAAGCGCGGCGGGTGGGCCGTGCTGTCGTGGTGATTGAAGACGTCTACCGCCATTCCATTCAAAACTACCTGACCCGGTGGACCGACAGTCTGGTGAACCTGGAGTTTCGGGGCCACCCGCACCAGAACCACCGCGAGGCGTACTGGCGGCAGCTTTTTCGGGAGGAAGGGTTACAGCTTACGCACGAACGGAGCTGGCGGCTGGCGGGGCTGTTCCGGCAAACTCTGTTTGTGCTGAAGGCCGCGCCTAGTGCTAGTTCAGCAGCAGGTGCATCTCGTACTGGCGGTAAGCGGGCTTGA
- a CDS encoding FecR family protein, with product MAPQLPRSPKKRLFWDWLTGQASRGRSSTLQELSQLRFKERKGLSAEEKEAELRKLSRLIDQEEALQPQSAPPFGRRWQLAAAAILLLGLSYLVWFWVAQQRPLQYATGYGEMQRIALPDGSVVVLNASSHLEVPRHWDAEGAREVWLEGEAFFEVAEKPTAHGKAKFIVHTPDLHVEVLGTKFNVRQRSAGTKVVLNSGKVKLDLGTQAAPIYMKPGDMVEYSEPTRQLVRTSVDAKQYSAWVQHKLVLDNRTLGEVAQTIEEIYGYHVVFQEDTLRETKLGGTLDIDNLDQLVEALAIAADLQIVKQEKQLLIRNN from the coding sequence ATGGCTCCACAACTCCCACGTTCTCCTAAAAAAAGGCTCTTCTGGGATTGGTTGACCGGACAAGCCTCCCGCGGGCGCTCCTCCACCCTCCAAGAACTAAGTCAACTCCGATTTAAGGAACGGAAGGGCCTGTCGGCAGAGGAAAAAGAGGCGGAGTTGCGGAAACTCTCCCGACTGATCGACCAGGAAGAAGCCTTGCAACCGCAGAGCGCCCCGCCCTTCGGAAGGCGTTGGCAACTGGCCGCTGCGGCTATTTTGCTGCTGGGCCTTTCTTACCTCGTGTGGTTCTGGGTAGCCCAGCAACGGCCGCTGCAGTACGCCACGGGCTACGGCGAAATGCAACGCATCGCATTGCCCGACGGCTCGGTTGTGGTGCTTAACGCCAGCTCGCACCTGGAAGTCCCCCGCCACTGGGACGCCGAGGGGGCGCGGGAAGTATGGCTGGAAGGCGAAGCCTTTTTCGAAGTGGCCGAAAAGCCGACCGCCCACGGAAAAGCAAAGTTCATTGTACATACCCCCGACCTGCACGTCGAAGTGCTGGGCACCAAGTTCAACGTGCGGCAGCGCTCCGCAGGCACCAAAGTCGTGTTGAACAGCGGCAAAGTAAAGCTGGACCTGGGTACACAGGCCGCGCCCATCTACATGAAGCCCGGCGACATGGTCGAATACTCCGAGCCTACGCGGCAGTTGGTGCGCACCTCGGTCGACGCGAAGCAGTACAGCGCCTGGGTGCAGCACAAGCTGGTGCTGGACAACCGTACCCTGGGCGAAGTGGCCCAGACGATCGAAGAGATCTATGGCTACCACGTGGTTTTCCAGGAAGATACCCTGCGGGAAACCAAACTGGGCGGTACGCTCGACATCGACAACCTCGACCAACTGGTGGAGGCGCTTGCCATTGCGGCCGACCTGCAAATCGTCAAGCAGGAAAAGCAGCTGCTGATCCGCAACAACTAA
- a CDS encoding GNAT family N-acetyltransferase → MRRAYNDAFADHVLRIHMDEEQFAQKIANDGVDLSYSPGAFEGERLVGFIMHAPGFWANRLTVYNAATGVTPAWRGKGLTQQMYEFVQPALRTMDVEQCLLEVIRENSAAWRSYEKVGFEETRRFNCYRIDLPATWRDAPDVRITHGPIKEAQLRSQRVWLDRMPSWQNSLDAVLRSPRDKIYLQAWVDEDNAAGYAIVQKGTGRIVQFAVNPDYRRHGVATALFRQMGRLSYSDSLNVLNIDSDKNSIHGFLLSLGFKPAYRQYEMHLLLN, encoded by the coding sequence TTGCGAAGAGCGTACAACGATGCCTTCGCAGACCACGTGCTGCGTATTCACATGGACGAGGAGCAGTTTGCCCAAAAAATCGCGAACGATGGTGTAGATCTGTCTTACTCGCCGGGCGCGTTTGAAGGCGAACGATTGGTGGGATTTATCATGCACGCCCCCGGCTTCTGGGCGAACCGCCTGACGGTGTACAACGCGGCAACGGGCGTAACCCCGGCCTGGCGCGGCAAAGGCCTGACTCAACAGATGTATGAGTTTGTGCAGCCCGCCCTGCGCACGATGGACGTGGAGCAATGCCTACTGGAGGTGATCCGCGAAAATTCGGCGGCCTGGCGAAGCTACGAAAAAGTAGGATTTGAAGAGACGCGTCGCTTCAATTGTTACCGCATTGATTTACCCGCCACGTGGCGCGACGCGCCCGATGTGCGCATTACGCACGGTCCCATCAAGGAGGCGCAGTTGCGTAGCCAGCGTGTCTGGCTGGACCGGATGCCGTCGTGGCAGAACAGCCTGGACGCCGTGTTGCGCAGCCCGCGCGATAAAATCTACCTGCAGGCCTGGGTCGACGAAGACAACGCCGCCGGTTACGCCATTGTGCAGAAAGGTACGGGGCGGATCGTGCAGTTTGCCGTTAACCCGGACTACCGCCGACACGGCGTCGCAACGGCCCTGTTCCGGCAGATGGGGCGCCTCTCCTACTCCGACAGCCTGAACGTACTCAACATCGACAGTGATAAAAACAGCATCCACGGCTTCCTGCTGTCGCTGGGGTTCAAGCCCGCTTACCGCCAGTACGAGATGCACCTGCTGCTGAACTAG